One window from the genome of Halococcus saccharolyticus DSM 5350 encodes:
- a CDS encoding V-type ATP synthase subunit D: MATDVKPTRKNLMAIEERIDLSERGHDTLEKKRDGLIMEFMDILDQAQDVRSGLADNYEDAQEAIDIARAMDGDLEVRGAAAALEDHPEITLQSHNIMGVVVPQIESSKVKKDLAERGYGVMGTSARIDEAADAYEELIESIILAAEVETAMKKMLHEIETTKRRVNALEFKLLPELKENQEYIEQKLEEQEREEIFRMKKIKNKKEEAESEAREQAAAETKERPEGEVAVTSD, encoded by the coding sequence ATGGCCACCGACGTCAAACCCACGCGCAAGAACCTGATGGCGATCGAGGAGCGGATCGACCTCTCCGAGCGCGGCCACGACACCCTAGAGAAGAAACGCGACGGGCTGATCATGGAGTTCATGGACATCCTCGATCAGGCCCAGGATGTGCGCTCGGGGCTCGCCGACAACTACGAAGACGCCCAAGAGGCCATCGACATCGCACGCGCGATGGACGGCGACCTCGAGGTCCGTGGCGCGGCGGCGGCGCTCGAAGACCACCCCGAGATCACGCTCCAGTCACACAACATCATGGGCGTGGTGGTTCCTCAGATCGAGTCCTCGAAGGTGAAAAAGGACCTCGCGGAGCGTGGCTACGGCGTGATGGGCACGAGCGCACGCATCGACGAGGCCGCCGACGCCTACGAGGAACTGATCGAGTCGATCATCCTCGCGGCCGAGGTCGAGACCGCGATGAAGAAGATGCTCCACGAAATCGAAACCACCAAGCGCCGGGTCAACGCCCTCGAATTCAAGCTTCTGCCCGAACTCAAGGAAAACCAGGAGTACATCGAGCAGAAGCTCGAAGAGCAAGAGCGCGAGGAGATCTTCCGGATGAAGAAGATCAAGAACAAAAAGGAAGAGGCCGAGAGCGAGGCCCGCGAGCAAGCCGCGGCCGAAACCAAAGAGCGGCCCGAAGGCGAAGTCGCCGTTACCTCGGACTGA
- a CDS encoding DUF6276 family protein gives MDCPNCDSETVAFAVPDDLHEYVPGDETRVALCTHCLTLHPVMEADTASTADFTRVSDAFPTTEAAVPMALAVGLLDSFAVYRSEIEALLQRVERAGADPLLVLDRLASNRDLDPQVDLERRRKQLESVRE, from the coding sequence ATGGACTGTCCCAACTGCGACAGCGAGACGGTCGCGTTCGCCGTTCCCGATGACCTCCACGAGTACGTTCCCGGCGACGAGACGCGGGTCGCACTCTGTACGCACTGCCTCACACTCCATCCCGTTATGGAGGCTGATACAGCTTCGACAGCCGATTTCACCCGTGTAAGCGACGCGTTTCCCACAACTGAGGCAGCGGTGCCGATGGCGCTCGCGGTCGGGCTGCTCGACTCGTTTGCGGTCTACCGATCCGAGATCGAAGCGCTCCTCCAGCGTGTCGAACGTGCCGGTGCGGACCCGCTACTGGTTCTCGATCGCCTCGCGAGCAATCGCGATCTCGACCCACAAGTAGACCTCGAACGTCGACGAAAGCAGCTCGAAAGCGTTCGCGAGTAA
- a CDS encoding TackOD1 domain-containing metal-binding protein encodes MVSPGKLTALTALADGSTPEYEPTIDPDTGAVSYPEVARLLNDEDPTAFEALESLARRDILGKTFEEKVYVCPGCGAEGMQYTTACPGCGSAYTIETELFEHLDCGHIAPRVEFEAGPNEFVCPGCEATVDDSEAIDRKSXRCCSPRARCSACSSRRCLARGPR; translated from the coding sequence ATGGTCTCGCCCGGCAAACTCACCGCTCTCACGGCGCTCGCGGACGGTTCGACTCCGGAGTACGAACCCACGATCGATCCCGATACCGGCGCGGTCAGCTATCCGGAGGTGGCGCGGCTACTCAACGACGAGGATCCGACCGCCTTCGAAGCGCTCGAATCGCTGGCTCGTCGCGACATCCTCGGTAAAACCTTCGAGGAGAAGGTGTACGTCTGTCCCGGCTGCGGAGCCGAGGGGATGCAGTACACCACGGCCTGTCCGGGCTGTGGATCGGCGTACACCATCGAAACGGAACTGTTCGAACACCTCGACTGTGGCCACATCGCCCCACGGGTGGAGTTCGAGGCGGGGCCCAACGAGTTCGTCTGTCCCGGCTGCGAGGCGACGGTCGACGATTCGGAAGCCATAGATCGGAAGAGCNTTCGTTGCTGTAGTCCGCGAGCCCGTTGTTCCGCTTGCAGTTCGCGTCGTTGCCTTGCTCGCGGTCCTCGTTGA